From Campylobacter upsaliensis, the proteins below share one genomic window:
- a CDS encoding HpyAIV family type II restriction enzyme encodes MTYEEFKDRLDDRIFGEDLNYEILLTVLKNPKRYIGLFRITNAKTKLIQNITQSCEIKFGDFIEEILTEYISEMNYELLDKNIGFDEERNRLNADQIFKNNGVIYLIEQKIRDDHDSTKKRGQYSNLIKKIKTLKLKFPSYQIRACMWFSDDSLKKNKKFYQEQISNNTDDKVDIFIFYGKELFEIFFKRVDIYDEFISHLRKNKEERSGNILSVPDFDTSKEIKNALLKIKKTYPKLIKNLLSNKDEFIELRKEFFPTGKNLKDL; translated from the coding sequence ATGACTTATGAGGAATTTAAAGATAGGCTTGATGATAGAATTTTTGGCGAAGATTTAAATTATGAAATATTACTTACAGTGCTTAAAAATCCTAAGCGTTATATAGGTTTATTTAGAATTACAAATGCTAAGACAAAATTGATACAAAATATTACTCAAAGTTGTGAAATTAAATTTGGAGATTTTATTGAGGAAATTTTAACGGAATATATTAGCGAGATGAACTATGAATTGCTAGATAAAAACATAGGGTTTGACGAGGAGAGAAATAGATTAAACGCCGATCAGATTTTTAAAAATAATGGGGTAATTTATCTTATCGAGCAAAAGATTAGAGATGACCACGATAGTACGAAAAAACGAGGACAATATAGCAATTTGATCAAAAAAATAAAAACCTTAAAGCTTAAATTCCCAAGTTATCAAATTAGGGCTTGTATGTGGTTTAGTGATGATAGTTTGAAAAAAAATAAAAAATTTTATCAAGAGCAAATTAGTAATAATACTGACGATAAGGTTGATATTTTTATCTTTTATGGAAAAGAATTATTTGAAATTTTTTTTAAAAGAGTAGATATTTATGATGAGTTTATTTCGCACCTTAGAAAAAATAAAGAAGAAAGAAGTGGGAATATTTTAAGCGTTCCAGATTTTGATACTAGCAAAGAAATTAAAAATGCTCTTTTAAAGATTAAAAAAACTTATCCAAAATTAATAAAAAATTTACTTTCAAATAAAGATGAATTTATAGAACTTAGAAAAGAATTTTTTCCTACAGGTAAAAATTTAAAGGATTTATGA